The following are encoded together in the Humulus lupulus chromosome 5, drHumLupu1.1, whole genome shotgun sequence genome:
- the LOC133834195 gene encoding delta(12)-fatty-acid desaturase FAD2-like — translation MGGGGRMSVPPTTKKSEAESLKRVPYTKPPFTLSQLKKAIPPHCFQRSVIRSFSYVVFDLTIAATIYYIAARYIPLLPHHPLSYLAWPIYWFIEGCVLTGVWVIAHECGHHAFSDHQWLDDTVGLVLHSFLLVPYFSWKYSHRRHHSNTGSLERDEVFVPKKKSAMKWYSKYLNNPPGRFLTLTITLTMGWPLYLAFNVSGRPYDRFACHFDPHGPIYSDRERAQIYLSDVGILAMCFGLYILAMANGLAWVLCVYGGPLLVVNGFLVLITFLQHTHPSLPHYDSFEWDWLRGALATVDRDYGLLNKVFHNITDTHVAHHLFSTMPHYHAMEATKAIKPILGEYYQFDGTPVYKAMWRETKECVFVEPDEGDDGDAQGVFWYNKLRD, via the coding sequence ATGGGCGGCGGTGGCCGAATGTCAGTTCCTCCGACCACCAAAAAATCAGAGGCCGAAAGCCTCAAACGAGTACCATACACAAAACCACCATTCACACTTAGCCAACTCAAAAAAGCCATTCCACCCCATTGTTTCCAGCGTTCTGTCATTCGCTCATTCTCCTATGTCGTTTTCGACCTTACCATTGCAGCCACTATCTACTACATTGCTGCTCGTTACATCCCCCTCCTTCCTCATCACCCTCTTTCTTACCTAGCTTGGCCCATTTACTGGTTCATCGAGGGCTGTGTTCTAACTGGAGTTTGGGTCATAGCCCACGAGTGTGGCCACCACGCCTTTAGTGACCACCAATGGCTCGACGATACCGTTGGTCTAGTCCTTCACTCTTTCCTTCTCGTCCCTTACTTTTCATGGAAATACAGCCACCGTCGTCACCATTCCAATACAGGCTCTCTTGAACGAGATGAAGTCTTTGTTCCCAAGAAAAAGTCAGCCATGAAATGGTACTCCAAATACCTCAACAACCCACCAGGCAGATTCCTCACCCTCACCATCACGCTCACCATGGGCTGGCCTCTTTACTTGGCTTTCAATGTCTCGGGCCGGCCCTACGACCGCTTCGCCTGCCACTTCGATCCACACGGCCCAATCTACTCGGACCGTGAGCGAGCCCAGATATACCTCTCTGATGTGGGCATTCTGGCAATGTGTTTTGGGCTTTACATACTTGCTATGGCGAATGGGTTGGCTTGGGTTCTATGCGTGTATGGTGGTCCATTGTTGGTGGTCAATGGGTTTTTGGTGTTGATCACGTTCTTGCAACACACTCACCCATCATTGCCTCATTACGATTCTTTCGAGTGGGATTGGCTTAGGGGAGCTTTGGCAACTGTGGACAGAGATTACGGTTTGTTGAACAAGGTTTTCCATAACATCACGGACACTCATGTGGCTCACCACTTGTTCTCTACCATGCCTCATTATCACGCCATGGAGGCCACAAAAGCTATCAAGCCAATACTAGGAGAGTATTACCAATTTGATGGGACACCGGTGTACAAAGCCATGTGGAGAGAGACCAAGGAGTGTGTTTTTGTTGAGCCTGATGAAGGCGATGACGGTGACGCCCAAGGTGTCTTCTGGTACAACAAGCTTCGGGATTGA